From Armatimonadota bacterium, a single genomic window includes:
- the rpsL gene encoding 30S ribosomal protein S12, translating into MPTISQLVRKGRANVKKKTKAPALKGNPQKRGVCLIVRTETPKKPNSALRKVARVRLTNGMEVTTYIPGIGHNLQEHSVVLIRGGRVKDLPGVRYHVIRGTLDAAGTANRKQGRSKYGTKRPK; encoded by the coding sequence TTGCCGACTATCAGCCAGCTTGTAAGGAAAGGCCGCGCCAATGTCAAGAAAAAGACTAAGGCGCCCGCACTTAAAGGAAACCCGCAGAAGCGCGGTGTATGCCTTATAGTGCGAACCGAAACGCCGAAAAAACCTAACTCTGCTCTGCGAAAGGTCGCAAGAGTCAGGCTTACCAATGGAATGGAAGTAACCACTTACATTCCAGGCATTGGTCACAACCTGCAGGAGCACTCCGTGGTTCTTATCCGCGGAGGCAGAGTCAAGGATTTGCCGGGTGTTCGCTATCACGTAATTCGCGGCACGCTTGACGCGGCGGGCACGGCCAACCGCAAGCAGGGCCGTTCAAAATATGGAACCAAGCGACCGAAGTAG